The following proteins are co-located in the Spirosoma montaniterrae genome:
- a CDS encoding glycosyltransferase family 9 protein produces MITASTPPRFLIIQTAFIGDVILATALLEQLHQARPDARIDLLVRRGNEGLLANHPFLNEVLIWEKKTNKYGSLWQLLQTIRTRRYNAVLNLQRYGTTGLLTAFSRAEIRIGFNKNPFSRFFTHRVEHRFAPGVHEVDRNAQMLHALTLTPGPSPRTGEGSNTPGSSPLSRSGRGAGGEGTRPKLYPSPADYDAVKSYQAQPYVCIAPTSVWFTKQYPAERWAELIGALPDTTMVYLLGAPADVAACEHIREQSQQANRVVVLAGQLSLLQSAALQQGAAMNYVNDSAPLHLCSAMNAPTTAVFCSTVPEFGFGPLADVSRVVQVREPLECKPCGLHGRKTCPLGHFECGWGISVDELAHL; encoded by the coding sequence ATGATAACCGCAAGCACTCCGCCCCGGTTCCTGATTATTCAAACGGCGTTTATCGGCGACGTTATTCTGGCTACGGCCCTGCTCGAACAACTGCACCAGGCCCGCCCCGATGCCCGCATCGACCTGCTCGTTCGTCGGGGCAACGAGGGGTTGCTGGCAAACCATCCGTTTCTGAACGAGGTGCTAATCTGGGAAAAGAAAACGAATAAATACGGCAGTTTATGGCAGTTGCTGCAAACAATTCGCACCCGCCGGTACAACGCCGTCCTGAACCTGCAACGCTACGGCACTACGGGCTTACTGACTGCATTTTCGCGGGCTGAAATCCGCATCGGCTTCAATAAAAATCCGTTTTCGCGCTTTTTTACACACCGCGTTGAGCATCGGTTCGCACCGGGCGTGCACGAAGTTGACCGCAATGCGCAGATGTTACACGCCCTCACCCTCACCCCCGGCCCCTCTCCCAGAACGGGAGAGGGGAGCAATACTCCAGGCAGTTCCCCCCTCTCCCGTTCTGGGAGAGGGGCCGGGGGTGAGGGTACACGCCCAAAACTCTACCCGTCGCCCGCCGACTATGACGCCGTAAAATCCTATCAGGCGCAACCGTACGTATGCATTGCACCCACGTCGGTCTGGTTCACGAAACAATACCCCGCCGAACGCTGGGCCGAACTGATTGGCGCATTGCCGGATACAACAATGGTATATCTGCTGGGAGCACCTGCTGATGTTGCCGCCTGCGAACACATTCGTGAACAATCGCAACAGGCGAACCGGGTAGTAGTTCTGGCAGGACAATTGAGTTTGCTACAGTCGGCGGCTTTGCAACAGGGGGCGGCAATGAACTATGTGAACGATTCGGCACCGCTGCATTTATGTTCGGCAATGAACGCGCCAACAACGGCGGTGTTTTGCTCAACGGTGCCGGAGTTTGGGTTTGGGCCACTGGCCGACGTGTCGCGGGTGGTGCAGGTGCGGGAGCCGCTGGAGTGCAAGCCGTGTGGGCTACATGGGCGAAAAACCTGCCCGCTGGGGCATTTTGAATGCGGCTGGGGTATTTCTGTCGACGAACTGGCGCATTTATAA